In one Triticum urartu cultivar G1812 unplaced genomic scaffold, Tu2.1 TuUngrouped_contig_3404, whole genome shotgun sequence genomic region, the following are encoded:
- the LOC125527266 gene encoding germin-like protein 8-11 translates to MASSSSFLLLAALLALVSWQATASDPSPLQDFCVADMNSPVRVNGFVCKNPMEVNADDFFKAANLDKPRVPNKVGSNVTLINVMQIAGLNTLGISIARIDYAPLGQNPPHTHPRATEILTVLEGTLYVGFVTSNQPAPNKNKFFSKVLNKGDVFVFPVGLIHFQFNPNPHLPAVAIAALSSQNPGAITIANAVFGSDPPISDDVLAKAFQVEKNTIDYLRAQFWENNHY, encoded by the exons ATGGCATCCTCCTCTTCCTTTCTCCTCCTTGCTGCACTTCTTGCGTTAGTCTCATGGCAGGCCACTGCTTCTGATCCTAGCCCACTCCAGGACTTTTGTGTTGCCGACATGAATTCACCAG TCCGTGTCAATGGGTTTGTTTGCAAGAACCCGATGGAGGTCAATGCAGATGACTTCTTCAAGGCGGCCAACCTCGACAAGCCTAGGGTGCCCAACAAGGTTGGATCCAACGTCACTTTGATCAACGTCATGCAGATTGCTGGACTGAACACCCTCGGCATATCAATTGCGCGCATCGACTATGCTCCCTTGGGCCAAAACCCACCACATACGCACCCTCGCGCCACTGAGATCCTCACGGTGCTCGAGGGAACACTGTACGTTGGCTTTGTGACATCCAACCAGCCCGCCCCCAACAAAAACAAGTTCTTCTCCAAGGTGCTCAACAAAGGTGATGTGTTTGTCTTCCCCGTGGGGCTCATCCACTTCCAATTCAACCCCAACCCCCACCTGCCTGCTGTTGCAATTGCCGCGCTAAGCAGCCAGAACCCAGGGGCTATCACAATTGCCAATGCAGTGTTTGGGTCAGACCCACCAATATCAGATGATGTTCTTGCCAAGGCATTTCAGGTGGAAAAGAACACAATAGACTATCTCCGGGCTCAGTTCTGGGAGAACAACCACTACTAA